From the Streptomyces sp. KMM 9044 genome, one window contains:
- a CDS encoding NAD(P)H-dependent glycerol-3-phosphate dehydrogenase has translation MSQPRARAAVFSAGSWGTAVAKIMADAGTDVIVHARRSEIADAINTRRRNPGYFPDVDLPASLTATTDPAAALEGADYVVLSIPAQSLRANLADWAPHIPSHAVIVSLMKGIETDTGWRASQVIAQVTGVPADRIAVLSGPNLAREIMEGQPAAATIACPDEDAARRFQKACHASYFRPYTSTDVIGCEMGGAVKNVIALAVGIAVGMGLGDNATAVLITRGLAETTRLAVRMGAHPATLAGLSGLGDLVATCSSPLSRNRTFGTRLGQGMTIAEATAATRQTTEGVKSATAILDLAHVHDVEMPITEVMAALLQEKISLDEAAAALMQRPPKPER, from the coding sequence ATGAGCCAGCCCCGCGCCCGTGCGGCGGTGTTCTCGGCCGGCTCCTGGGGCACCGCCGTCGCCAAGATCATGGCCGACGCCGGCACCGACGTGATCGTGCACGCCCGCCGCAGCGAGATCGCCGACGCGATCAACACCCGCCGCCGCAATCCGGGCTACTTCCCAGATGTCGACCTGCCCGCCTCCCTGACCGCGACGACCGATCCGGCTGCAGCGCTGGAGGGCGCCGACTACGTCGTGCTGTCCATCCCCGCCCAGTCCCTGCGGGCCAACCTTGCTGACTGGGCACCGCACATCCCCAGCCATGCCGTGATCGTGTCGCTGATGAAGGGCATCGAGACGGACACCGGGTGGCGAGCGAGCCAGGTCATCGCGCAGGTGACCGGCGTTCCCGCCGACCGGATCGCGGTGCTGTCCGGGCCGAACCTCGCCCGCGAGATCATGGAAGGCCAGCCCGCCGCCGCGACCATCGCCTGCCCCGACGAGGACGCCGCGCGCCGCTTCCAGAAGGCCTGTCACGCCTCGTACTTCCGCCCGTACACCAGCACCGACGTGATCGGCTGCGAGATGGGCGGTGCGGTGAAGAACGTCATCGCCCTCGCGGTCGGTATCGCCGTCGGCATGGGCCTGGGCGACAACGCCACCGCGGTGCTCATCACCCGCGGCCTGGCGGAGACCACCCGCCTCGCGGTCCGCATGGGCGCCCACCCTGCAACGCTGGCCGGACTCTCCGGCCTGGGCGACCTGGTGGCCACCTGCTCGTCCCCGCTGTCCCGGAACCGCACCTTCGGCACCCGCCTCGGTCAGGGCATGACCATCGCGGAGGCGACGGCCGCCACCCGGCAGACCACCGAGGGCGTGAAGTCCGCCACCGCGATCCTCGACCTGGCCCACGTCCACGATGTGGAGATGCCTATCACCGAGGTGATGGCCGCCCTGCTGCAAGAGAAGATCAGCCTCGACGAGGCGGCGGCCGCGCTGATGCAGCGGCCTCCCAAGCCTGAGCGCTGA
- a CDS encoding GNAT family N-acetyltransferase: MVENASTGRFLPHDKDRRWGGSKAERVLVDAIEHDQHRTLIPTFTERGGGVVKVHVYGATLSAGADLARKLAPLHGAARARVVWFLGPDQPDAYARGTRVQLKDFESGPGAAPGVPVQEYKELPEEAGFEVFATAMVEGGFAFLYDRMRASAVGPVLTVLHDGRVVGAIGPMETMADAGGRARLLPQYFGVLPFHRGRGYGRALWRAAMHWGHQHGAAYQLLQTEVGGASDWLCIAEGLSSLGFVNQADV; the protein is encoded by the coding sequence GTGGTCGAGAACGCCAGCACCGGCCGCTTCCTCCCGCATGACAAGGACCGCCGCTGGGGCGGGAGCAAGGCCGAGCGTGTCTTGGTCGATGCCATCGAACACGACCAGCATCGGACGCTCATTCCCACCTTCACCGAGCGCGGCGGTGGTGTCGTCAAGGTTCACGTCTACGGGGCCACCCTGTCGGCCGGCGCGGACCTGGCACGTAAGCTCGCACCCCTTCACGGCGCCGCCCGGGCCCGGGTCGTCTGGTTCCTCGGGCCTGACCAGCCCGACGCGTACGCCCGGGGAACTCGAGTTCAGCTCAAGGACTTCGAGAGCGGGCCCGGGGCCGCGCCCGGCGTGCCGGTCCAGGAGTACAAGGAGCTGCCCGAAGAGGCCGGGTTCGAGGTGTTCGCCACGGCGATGGTCGAGGGCGGTTTCGCGTTCCTGTACGACCGGATGCGGGCCAGCGCTGTCGGCCCTGTCCTCACCGTGCTGCACGACGGCCGCGTGGTCGGCGCTATCGGGCCCATGGAGACCATGGCCGACGCCGGAGGCCGGGCACGACTACTGCCCCAGTACTTCGGCGTCCTGCCCTTCCACCGCGGGCGCGGCTACGGACGGGCCCTGTGGCGCGCAGCGATGCACTGGGGCCACCAGCACGGCGCGGCGTACCAACTCCTGCAGACCGAGGTGGGAGGAGCCTCGGATTGGCTGTGCATTGCGGAAGGACTGTCGTCCCTGGGGTTCGTCAACCAGGCCGACGTGTGA
- a CDS encoding transposase: MALRSSKTISETARELELNSEALRGWVKKHQKRNEPAAGAPLTGLRI; encoded by the coding sequence ATGGCACTCCGGTCCAGCAAGACCATCTCGGAGACGGCCCGCGAGCTCGAATTGAACTCGGAGGCACTCCGGGGCTGGGTGAAGAAACACCAGAAACGGAACGAGCCAGCTGCCGGTGCACCGTTGACGGGTCTTCGAATTTAG
- a CDS encoding ISL3 family transposase yields the protein MGHDTGATALFDLEGVAVAEVVRDEDGIRTVRLVTTDPAARACPACGTFATRVKERAVTRPRDLAHGGGAVRIRWHKRRWQCREDACERGSFTEQIPQIPARMRLTERLRTACGQAVADGGRTVVQTGRDLGPSWPVVMRATRTYAERHLPAALPTTEAIGIDETRRGKPVWKQNPDTEKWELVADAWHIGFVDAIGGRGLFGQVEGRNADSVADWLSAQPAAWREHVRYVAIDLCATFRAAIHRALPHATVVIDCFHIVQLAQRHLADLRRRLTWKQHGRRARKGDSVYTVRKLLRRNKEDLTGEQLALLKVELEYMGTYGRQIYAAWQAKELLRDLLGLAVHRTHVTPDRSAISAARHRFNAHVADHAHLPELVTLAETVDQWWNGIEAYVLTGITNAASEGNNRVIKLDARCAFGYRNRANQRLRSLCATTRRARREGVPD from the coding sequence ATGGGCCACGATACCGGCGCGACGGCGCTGTTCGATCTGGAGGGGGTCGCGGTGGCCGAGGTCGTCCGCGACGAGGACGGGATACGTACGGTGCGTCTGGTGACCACGGACCCGGCGGCGCGGGCCTGCCCGGCGTGTGGGACCTTCGCCACCCGGGTCAAGGAACGGGCCGTGACGCGGCCTCGTGACCTCGCCCATGGCGGTGGCGCGGTACGGATCCGCTGGCACAAACGGCGCTGGCAGTGTCGTGAAGATGCCTGTGAGCGGGGCTCGTTCACCGAACAGATTCCCCAGATACCCGCACGGATGCGGCTCACCGAGCGGCTGCGGACCGCGTGCGGGCAGGCCGTGGCCGACGGCGGACGCACCGTGGTGCAGACCGGCCGCGACCTGGGGCCGTCCTGGCCGGTCGTCATGCGCGCCACCCGCACCTACGCCGAGCGCCACCTGCCCGCCGCACTGCCGACGACCGAGGCGATCGGGATCGACGAGACGAGGCGGGGCAAGCCGGTATGGAAGCAGAACCCGGACACGGAGAAGTGGGAGCTGGTCGCGGATGCCTGGCACATCGGCTTCGTCGACGCGATCGGCGGACGCGGCCTGTTCGGCCAGGTCGAGGGCCGCAACGCGGACTCGGTCGCCGACTGGCTCAGCGCCCAGCCCGCCGCCTGGCGCGAACACGTGCGCTACGTCGCCATCGACCTGTGCGCCACCTTCCGCGCCGCAATCCACCGCGCCCTGCCCCACGCCACCGTCGTCATCGACTGCTTCCACATCGTGCAACTCGCCCAGCGCCACCTCGCCGACCTGCGCCGACGCCTCACCTGGAAACAGCACGGCCGCCGGGCCCGCAAGGGAGACAGCGTCTACACCGTCCGCAAACTCCTGCGCCGCAACAAGGAAGACCTCACCGGAGAACAACTCGCCCTGCTCAAGGTCGAGTTGGAGTACATGGGCACCTACGGCCGTCAGATCTACGCGGCCTGGCAGGCCAAGGAACTCCTGCGTGACCTCCTCGGCCTGGCCGTCCACCGCACCCACGTCACCCCCGACCGCTCCGCGATCTCCGCAGCCCGCCACCGCTTCAACGCCCACGTCGCCGACCACGCCCACCTGCCCGAACTCGTCACCCTCGCCGAAACCGTCGATCAGTGGTGGAACGGCATCGAGGCATACGTCCTGACCGGGATCACGAACGCCGCCAGCGAGGGCAACAACCGCGTCATCAAGCTCGACGCGCGATGCGCCTTCGGCTATCGCAACCGCGCCAACCAACGCCTACGGTCACTCTGCGCGACCACGAGACGAGCCCGCCGCGAGGGGGTCCCCGACTAA
- a CDS encoding HARBI1 family protein gives MTSITYTAVLDVGRETAETLARLLREHRDRLGTRKNTRALGVFKQGILVLRWFVDGTRLAQLARDSRISVPTAYRYLHEGLTVLADHAPDLATALERAAAAGYTHLNLDGTVIRTDRVAAPGPNGADLWWSGKHKHHGGNVQVISAPDGWPLWVSPVRPGREHDTTCARTHGLIGALNRLAATLDIPTLTDLGYENAGDGFRHPAKKPQGGELDLEQQTFNKVIRGIHGVAERANADSAAQFGERSRAMLSGLGRARPACICDAL, from the coding sequence TTGACCAGTATCACCTACACCGCCGTGCTCGATGTCGGCAGGGAGACCGCCGAGACCCTGGCCCGGCTCCTGCGCGAGCACCGCGACCGGCTCGGCACCCGCAAGAACACCCGCGCCCTGGGCGTCTTCAAGCAGGGGATCCTCGTCCTGCGGTGGTTCGTCGACGGAACCCGGCTGGCCCAACTCGCCCGGGACAGCCGGATCTCGGTGCCGACCGCCTACCGCTATCTCCACGAGGGGCTGACCGTGCTCGCCGACCACGCCCCGGACCTGGCCACCGCACTGGAGCGGGCGGCGGCCGCCGGGTACACCCACCTCAACCTGGACGGCACTGTCATCCGCACCGACCGCGTCGCCGCCCCCGGTCCCAACGGGGCAGATCTCTGGTGGTCCGGGAAGCACAAGCATCATGGCGGGAATGTGCAGGTCATCTCCGCCCCGGACGGCTGGCCGCTCTGGGTGTCCCCGGTCCGCCCCGGCCGCGAGCACGACACCACCTGCGCGCGCACCCACGGCCTGATCGGCGCGCTGAACCGGCTCGCCGCCACTCTGGACATCCCGACTCTGACCGATCTCGGCTACGAGAACGCCGGCGACGGCTTCCGCCACCCGGCCAAGAAGCCGCAGGGCGGCGAACTCGACCTCGAACAGCAGACGTTCAACAAGGTGATCCGTGGCATCCACGGCGTCGCCGAGCGCGCGAATGCCGACTCTGCTGCTCAATTCGGCGAGCGATCACGTGCCATGCTTTCAGGGCTCGGCCGCGCCCGGCCTGCCTGCATCTGCGACGCGCTCTGA
- a CDS encoding MFS transporter produces MLTASAVVTSLGSHGALIASAFAVLGAGGDGGDVGLVAAARTLPLVLFLLIGGAVADRLPRHHVMVAANVLNCLSQAAFAVLVLAGEAHLWQMMLLSALGGVGQAFFGPAAEGMLLSSVEGEQAGRAFAVFRMAMQGATLGGAALGGLMIAAMGPGWVLAADAAAFAAAAALRAFLDVKHIPPRAPGGGLLADLRDGWREFAGRPWLWGIVIQFSVANAVVGAADAVYGPLVARDHLGGAAPWGLALAFFGAGTVLGALLMTRWKPRRLLFVGTLCVFPLALPSAALAVPVPVAVLCAVMCVTGVTVEVFGVSWMTALHQEIPEEKLSRVSAYDWFGSVALVPATMALAGPAETAFGRTEALWGCAALVVVVTAAVLCVPDVRRLRRRTVPVTGAAPVAGKGSADTEVFSAT; encoded by the coding sequence CTGCTGACCGCGTCCGCCGTGGTGACGAGCCTGGGCAGTCACGGCGCGCTGATCGCCTCCGCGTTCGCGGTGCTGGGCGCGGGCGGGGACGGCGGCGACGTGGGCCTGGTGGCCGCCGCCCGCACCCTGCCGCTGGTGCTGTTCCTGTTGATCGGCGGCGCCGTCGCGGACCGGCTGCCGCGCCACCATGTGATGGTCGCAGCCAATGTCCTCAACTGTCTCTCGCAGGCCGCGTTCGCGGTGCTGGTCCTGGCAGGCGAGGCACACCTGTGGCAGATGATGCTGCTCAGCGCACTCGGCGGAGTCGGCCAGGCGTTCTTCGGGCCGGCCGCCGAGGGCATGCTGCTCTCCTCTGTCGAGGGCGAGCAGGCCGGCCGGGCGTTCGCGGTGTTCCGGATGGCGATGCAGGGCGCGACACTCGGCGGTGCCGCCCTCGGCGGCCTCATGATCGCGGCGATGGGACCGGGCTGGGTGCTCGCGGCGGACGCGGCGGCCTTCGCGGCCGCGGCGGCCCTGCGGGCCTTCCTCGACGTGAAGCACATACCCCCGCGCGCCCCGGGCGGCGGTCTGCTCGCCGACCTCCGGGACGGCTGGCGGGAGTTCGCCGGCCGGCCATGGCTGTGGGGCATCGTCATCCAGTTCTCCGTCGCCAACGCCGTGGTCGGCGCCGCCGACGCGGTCTACGGTCCGCTCGTCGCCCGGGATCATCTGGGCGGCGCGGCGCCCTGGGGTCTGGCTCTGGCCTTCTTCGGGGCGGGCACGGTGCTGGGCGCGCTGCTGATGACCCGCTGGAAACCGCGCCGACTGCTGTTCGTCGGCACCCTGTGCGTGTTCCCGCTGGCCCTGCCGTCCGCAGCGCTGGCCGTGCCGGTACCGGTGGCGGTGCTGTGCGCGGTGATGTGCGTGACCGGGGTGACCGTCGAGGTGTTCGGGGTCTCCTGGATGACGGCGCTTCATCAGGAGATCCCGGAGGAGAAACTGTCCCGGGTGTCGGCCTACGACTGGTTCGGGTCCGTCGCCCTGGTGCCGGCCACGATGGCGCTGGCGGGTCCCGCCGAGACCGCGTTCGGCCGTACGGAGGCGCTGTGGGGCTGCGCCGCGCTGGTCGTCGTGGTCACGGCGGCGGTGCTGTGCGTGCCGGACGTACGCCGTCTGCGGCGCCGGACGGTGCCTGTCACCGGGGCGGCCCCGGTCGCCGGCAAGGGGTCAGCCGACACTGAGGTCTTCTCGGCAACGTGA
- a CDS encoding DUF4442 domain-containing protein, with translation MSDDRMTIGEMLAATVPMARTLNLEFLETTSERAVVSLPDQDDYHNHVGGPHAGAMFTLGESASGAIVLAAFGEQLARAVPLAVRAEIAYRKLAMGPVTATATLGRPAAEVVAELDEGRRPEFPVSIEIRREDGAVTAEMTVVWTLRPGG, from the coding sequence ATGAGTGACGACCGGATGACCATCGGCGAGATGCTCGCCGCCACGGTGCCCATGGCCCGCACCCTCAACCTCGAGTTCCTGGAGACCACTTCGGAACGGGCCGTGGTCTCCCTGCCGGACCAGGACGACTACCACAACCACGTGGGCGGCCCGCATGCCGGCGCGATGTTCACCCTGGGGGAGTCGGCGAGCGGCGCCATCGTGCTCGCCGCGTTCGGGGAGCAACTGGCGCGGGCGGTGCCGCTCGCGGTCCGCGCAGAGATCGCCTACCGGAAGCTGGCGATGGGCCCCGTCACTGCCACCGCGACCCTGGGCCGGCCGGCCGCCGAGGTGGTGGCCGAGCTGGACGAAGGCCGGCGCCCCGAGTTCCCGGTGTCGATCGAGATCCGGCGCGAGGACGGTGCGGTGACCGCTGAGATGACGGTCGTCTGGACCCTGCGTCCGGGCGGCTGA
- a CDS encoding Crp/Fnr family transcriptional regulator, with the protein MFAPPSPGMPLALPAEHRAKLLETAREVSFPQGTRLFEEGGRADRFWVIRTGTVELDMHVPGRRAAVIERLGHNELVGWSWLYSPHVWHLGAEAATPVRTYEFDAAAVRAMGEDEPDLGRDIAQWVGHVVAHRLHSARVRLLDLYGPYGAGSSV; encoded by the coding sequence ATGTTCGCTCCCCCGTCCCCCGGCATGCCGCTCGCCCTGCCCGCCGAGCACCGGGCGAAGCTCCTGGAGACCGCCCGCGAGGTGTCCTTCCCGCAGGGGACCCGGCTGTTCGAGGAGGGTGGCCGCGCGGACCGGTTCTGGGTCATCCGTACCGGTACCGTCGAGCTCGACATGCATGTCCCCGGCCGCCGCGCCGCCGTCATCGAACGTCTCGGGCACAACGAACTCGTCGGCTGGTCCTGGCTGTACAGTCCGCACGTCTGGCATCTGGGCGCGGAGGCGGCCACCCCGGTACGGACCTACGAGTTCGACGCCGCGGCCGTCCGCGCGATGGGCGAGGACGAGCCGGACCTCGGACGGGACATCGCCCAGTGGGTGGGCCATGTGGTCGCTCACCGGCTGCACTCCGCCCGCGTCCGGCTGCTGGACCTGTACGGTCCCTACGGGGCGGGCAGCAGCGTCTGA
- a CDS encoding universal stress protein, whose translation MPRTITIGFDGSAESRAAAEWAAREAKLRGLPLRLFEVREPPPEPVAQAPLAGAEAGRQGRRGGEAEALPADGWGTTPGEAAAGLRLRHPGVEVTTEQVTGRPHEVLTEAAEDAELLVLGSRGMSGFAGFLVGSVGLAVVARTERPVVLVRAGEQAADEHEPDPTGIPSAATRYRPVLLGVDADRPDAAVIRFAFAEAARRGTGLRVLHGWNLPSYYVHGLPADPHAYQVIAEERAAALAKLLRPWRAEFEDVDVVEESFGGSPSTRLIDASREASLVVVGRRVSHNPFGIRTGPITHAVLHHSAAPVAVVAHD comes from the coding sequence ATGCCCCGCACCATCACCATCGGTTTCGACGGTTCTGCGGAGAGCAGGGCCGCCGCCGAGTGGGCGGCCCGCGAGGCGAAGCTGCGCGGTCTGCCGCTCCGGCTGTTCGAGGTCCGAGAGCCCCCTCCGGAGCCTGTCGCCCAGGCGCCGCTCGCCGGCGCGGAGGCCGGTCGGCAGGGGAGGAGGGGAGGCGAGGCGGAGGCGCTCCCGGCCGACGGCTGGGGGACCACGCCGGGTGAGGCCGCGGCCGGTCTGCGGCTGCGCCACCCCGGGGTCGAGGTCACCACGGAACAGGTCACCGGCCGGCCCCACGAGGTGCTGACCGAGGCTGCGGAGGACGCCGAACTGCTCGTGCTGGGCTCCCGCGGGATGAGCGGCTTCGCCGGATTCCTGGTCGGTTCCGTCGGTCTCGCCGTCGTGGCCCGTACCGAACGGCCCGTCGTCCTGGTCCGTGCCGGGGAGCAGGCCGCCGACGAGCACGAGCCGGATCCCACGGGCATCCCGTCCGCCGCGACCCGCTACCGGCCGGTCCTGCTCGGCGTGGACGCCGACCGGCCCGACGCCGCGGTGATCCGCTTCGCTTTCGCCGAGGCAGCCCGGCGGGGCACCGGACTGCGCGTCCTGCACGGCTGGAACCTGCCGTCGTACTACGTCCACGGACTGCCGGCCGACCCGCACGCGTACCAGGTGATCGCAGAGGAACGGGCCGCGGCGCTCGCGAAGCTGCTCCGCCCCTGGAGAGCGGAGTTCGAGGACGTCGACGTCGTGGAGGAGTCCTTCGGCGGCAGCCCGTCCACCCGGCTCATCGACGCATCACGGGAGGCCTCGCTCGTCGTGGTCGGGCGACGTGTGAGCCACAATCCGTTCGGGATCCGCACCGGGCCGATCACCCACGCGGTACTGCACCACTCCGCGGCACCGGTCGCGGTCGTCGCGCACGACTGA
- a CDS encoding phosphoketolase family protein → MPEDQDTRTAPTDEELRTLDAHWRAANYLAAGQIYLLANPLLTEPLRAEHIKPRLLGHWGTSPGLNLVYTHLNRVIGARGLDALCVWGPGHGGPSVLANSWLEGSYSERYPDVGRDAPGMARLFRQFSFPGGVPSHVAPEVPGSIHEGGELGYSLAHAYGAAFDNPDLLVACVIGDGEAETGPLAASWHSNKFLDPVHDGAVLPILHLNGYKIANPTVLSRIPEAELDALLRGYGHEPIHVAGDDPVLVHRAMAQALDTALDRIAAAQRAAREGGATERMSWPVIVLRTPKGWTGPAEVDGVPVENTWRSHQVPLPAVREKPEHLHQLEAWLRSYRPEELFDAEGRPVADVLACVPEGAQRLGATPHANGGLLVRDLPMPDLDDFAAPVDKPGVTLHEPTRVLGGLLRQVMKETAGRRDFRLVGPDETASNRLQAVYDVSGKAWQAGTLDVDEHLDPHGRVMEILSEHLCQGWLEGYLLTGRHGLFSSYEAFVHIVDSMVNQHIKWLRTSRELPWRAPIASLNYLLTSHVWRQDHNGFSHQDPGFVDHVLNKSPEVVRVYLPPDTNTLLSVADHALRSRDYVNVVVAGKQPCFDWLSMDEARVHCARGAGVWDWAGTENGGTPDVVLGCAGDVPTQEVLAAAQLLRRHLPDLAVRVVNVVDLTRLLPHGEHPHGMTDFEYDGLFTTDKPVIFAYHGYPWLIHRLAYRRTGHEHLHVRGYKESGTTTTPFDMVVRNDLDRYRLVMDVIGRVPGLAVRAAAVRQRMADVRTRHHDWIRAHGTDLPEVAEWSWNA, encoded by the coding sequence ATGCCCGAGGACCAGGACACCCGGACCGCACCGACCGACGAGGAGCTGCGTACGCTGGACGCCCACTGGCGCGCCGCCAACTACCTGGCGGCGGGACAGATCTACCTGCTGGCGAACCCGCTGCTCACCGAGCCCCTCAGGGCCGAGCACATCAAGCCGAGGCTGCTCGGGCACTGGGGCACCTCGCCCGGACTGAACCTGGTGTACACCCACCTGAACCGGGTGATCGGCGCACGCGGGCTGGACGCGCTGTGCGTCTGGGGACCGGGCCACGGCGGCCCCTCGGTGCTGGCCAACTCCTGGCTGGAGGGCAGTTACAGCGAGAGGTACCCGGACGTCGGCCGCGACGCCCCGGGCATGGCACGGCTCTTCCGGCAGTTCTCCTTCCCCGGCGGCGTCCCCAGCCACGTCGCCCCGGAGGTCCCCGGATCGATCCACGAGGGCGGCGAACTCGGCTACTCCCTCGCCCACGCCTACGGCGCCGCATTCGACAACCCGGACCTGCTGGTCGCCTGCGTGATCGGCGACGGCGAGGCGGAGACCGGGCCGCTGGCCGCGTCCTGGCACTCCAACAAGTTCCTCGACCCGGTCCACGACGGCGCCGTCCTGCCGATCCTGCACCTCAACGGCTACAAGATCGCCAATCCGACCGTGCTGTCCCGCATCCCCGAGGCCGAACTCGACGCGCTGCTGCGCGGCTACGGCCACGAGCCGATCCACGTGGCCGGCGACGACCCCGTCCTCGTCCACCGGGCGATGGCCCAGGCACTGGACACCGCGCTGGACCGCATCGCGGCGGCGCAGCGCGCCGCCCGCGAGGGCGGCGCGACCGAGCGGATGTCCTGGCCGGTGATCGTGCTGCGCACTCCCAAGGGCTGGACCGGTCCGGCCGAGGTGGACGGCGTACCCGTGGAGAACACCTGGCGCTCCCACCAGGTGCCGCTGCCTGCGGTCCGCGAGAAGCCGGAGCACCTGCACCAGTTGGAGGCCTGGCTGCGGTCGTACCGGCCCGAGGAACTGTTCGACGCCGAGGGCCGGCCCGTCGCGGACGTCCTCGCCTGTGTCCCCGAGGGTGCCCAAAGGCTCGGGGCCACCCCGCATGCCAACGGCGGGTTGCTCGTCCGCGACCTGCCGATGCCGGACCTCGACGACTTCGCCGCCCCCGTCGACAAGCCCGGCGTGACCCTCCACGAACCCACCCGCGTCCTCGGCGGCCTCCTGAGGCAGGTCATGAAGGAGACCGCCGGCCGGCGGGACTTCCGTCTCGTCGGCCCCGACGAGACGGCGTCCAACCGACTGCAGGCCGTCTACGACGTCAGCGGCAAGGCCTGGCAGGCCGGCACCCTCGACGTCGACGAGCACCTCGACCCGCACGGCCGCGTGATGGAGATCCTCTCCGAACACCTCTGCCAGGGCTGGCTCGAGGGCTATCTGCTCACCGGACGGCACGGGCTCTTCTCCAGCTACGAGGCGTTCGTGCACATCGTCGACTCGATGGTCAACCAGCACATCAAGTGGCTGAGGACCTCCCGCGAACTGCCGTGGCGCGCCCCCATCGCCTCCCTCAACTACCTGCTCACCTCGCACGTGTGGCGCCAGGACCACAACGGCTTCTCCCACCAGGACCCCGGCTTCGTCGACCACGTGCTCAACAAGAGCCCCGAGGTCGTCCGGGTCTACCTGCCGCCGGACACCAACACCCTGCTGTCGGTCGCGGACCACGCGCTGCGCAGCCGGGACTACGTCAACGTCGTCGTGGCCGGCAAGCAGCCGTGCTTCGACTGGCTGTCCATGGACGAGGCCCGCGTCCACTGCGCACGCGGCGCCGGAGTCTGGGACTGGGCCGGTACCGAGAACGGCGGCACACCCGACGTGGTGCTGGGCTGTGCCGGGGACGTGCCCACCCAGGAGGTGCTGGCCGCGGCACAGCTGCTGCGCCGCCACCTGCCGGACCTGGCGGTCCGCGTCGTCAACGTCGTCGACCTCACCCGGCTGCTGCCCCACGGGGAACACCCGCACGGCATGACCGACTTCGAGTACGACGGCCTGTTCACCACCGACAAGCCGGTCATCTTCGCCTACCACGGCTACCCGTGGCTGATCCATCGCCTCGCCTACCGGCGCACCGGGCACGAGCACCTGCACGTCCGTGGCTACAAGGAGTCCGGGACGACCACCACGCCGTTCGACATGGTGGTCCGCAACGACCTCGACCGCTACCGGCTGGTCATGGACGTCATCGGCCGCGTCCCGGGCCTCGCGGTCCGCGCCGCCGCCGTACGCCAGCGGATGGCCGACGTCCGCACCCGGCACCACGACTGGATCCGCGCACACGGCACCGACCTGCCCGAGGTCGCCGAGTGGAGCTGGAACGCCTGA
- a CDS encoding gamma carbonic anhydrase family protein: MTHKALITGIGGREPQVDPTAFVAPTATVIGGVTLGAGASVWYGAVLRGDVEAIAVGASSNVQDNCTLHADPGFPVTVGERVSVGHNAVVHGATVGDDCLIGVGATVLNGAVIGAGSLVAAQALVPQGMEVPPGSLVAGVPAKVRRELTEEERAGLALNGTMYAGLAKAHRDVHGVP; encoded by the coding sequence ATGACGCACAAGGCGCTGATCACCGGTATCGGCGGCAGAGAACCCCAGGTGGACCCGACCGCCTTCGTGGCACCGACGGCCACGGTGATCGGGGGCGTGACGCTGGGGGCGGGCGCGAGCGTCTGGTACGGCGCGGTCCTGCGCGGCGACGTGGAGGCGATCGCGGTCGGCGCGAGCAGCAACGTCCAGGACAACTGCACGCTGCACGCCGATCCCGGCTTCCCCGTCACGGTCGGCGAACGCGTCTCCGTCGGGCACAACGCCGTGGTGCACGGGGCGACGGTCGGGGACGACTGCCTGATCGGCGTGGGGGCCACGGTGCTCAACGGCGCGGTGATCGGCGCCGGTTCCCTGGTGGCCGCGCAGGCGCTGGTGCCGCAGGGTATGGAGGTGCCGCCGGGCTCGCTGGTCGCGGGGGTCCCGGCGAAGGTCCGGCGGGAGCTGACGGAGGAGGAGCGCGCGGGGCTGGCGCTCAACGGAACGATGTACGCGGGGCTGGCGAAGGCGCACCGCGACGTGCACGGTGTGCCGTAG